The Motilibacter aurantiacus genome segment CCGAGACCCGCTACTACGGCGGTGCCGCGTCGCCGGCTCCGAAGCAGCAGGCCGGCCAGCAGACGGGCCCCTCGGGCGCCGAGCAGCGGCGGCCGGGAGGCTTCCTGGGCCGTGGCGCCGCAGGGCAGCCGGCGCAGCAGCCGGCCCCGGGCGCTCGCCCCGCACGCCGGGCGCGGCTGGTGCTGTCCCGGGTCGACCCGTGGTCCGTGATGAAGCTCGCGGCTCTCGCCTCGATCGCGCTCGGGATCATGCTGGTCGTCGCGGTGTTCGCACTGTGGTCCGTGCTGAACCAGATGGGCGTGTTCGAGGCGGTCACGACCACCGTCGGTGACATCACGAGCGACTCCTCCGGCGAGGGCACCGACCTGTCGAGCGTGCTGTCGCTGCAGCGGGTCATGGTCGCCGCGCTGATCCTGGCGGCGGTCGACGCGGTCCTGATCACG includes the following:
- a CDS encoding DUF3566 domain-containing protein gives rise to the protein MSTSETRYYGGAASPAPKQQAGQQTGPSGAEQRRPGGFLGRGAAGQPAQQPAPGARPARRARLVLSRVDPWSVMKLAALASIALGIMLVVAVFALWSVLNQMGVFEAVTTTVGDITSDSSGEGTDLSSVLSLQRVMVAALILAAVDAVLITALSTIGAFLYNVSARLVGGLHVTLTEDN